One Betta splendens chromosome 8, fBetSpl5.4, whole genome shotgun sequence DNA segment encodes these proteins:
- the LOC114860407 gene encoding arf-GAP with dual PH domain-containing protein 1-like, producing the protein MASPHEKTRQVMTRLLGRPGNGQCVDCGSADPEWASYTLGVFMCHGCSGHHRTIAQISKVKSILLDPWRAAELQVMESVGNNAAKAKYEALVPDFFYRPTNKDCALLREQWIRAKYERKEFMCVEKQESYSAGYREGFLWKRGRDNGQYLHRRFILSERERVLKYFNKPDAREPKAVIKIDSVNAMFQPTKTGIAHGLQITYLKDNSTRNLFVYHEDGKEMVDWFNAIRAARLHYLQVAFPGAPIPELLPTLTRNFLKEGYMEKTGPKHTESFKKRWFTLDDRRLMYFKDPLDAFARGEAFIGSKENSYVVLSGLPPGLQGNHWPFGITIVTPSRKFPLVCESREDQEEWIAVFQSVINRPMLPHEYAVEANFKHKP; encoded by the exons ATGGCTTCGCCCCACGAGAAGACGCGCCAGGTGATGACCCGGCTCCTGGGGAGGCCCGGCAACGGACAGTGTGTCGACTGCGGCTCCGCAG ACCCCGAGTGGGCGTCCTACACCTTGGGCGTGTTCATGTGTCACGGCTGCTCCGGCCACCACAGGACCATTGCCCAGATCAGCAAGGTCAAGTCCATCCTGCTGGATCCGTGGCGAGCGGCCGAGCTGCAG GTCATGGAATCGGTTGGTAACAATGCTGCCAAAGCCAAATATGAAGCGCTCGTTCCTGATTTCTTCTACCGGCCCACAAACAAAGACTGCGC GCTCCTGCGGGAACAGTGGATCCGAGCCAAGTACGAGAGGAAGGAGTTCATGTGTGTGGAGAAGCAGGAGTCGTACTCGGCAG GCTACAGAGAAGGCTTCCTGTGGAAACGGGGCCGGGACAACGGCCAGTACCTGCACCGGAGGTTCATCCTGTCCGAACGGGAGCGGGTCCTCAAGTACTTCAACAAACCCGAT GCCCGAGAGCCCAAAGCTGTGATAAAAATCGACAGCGTGAACGCCATGTTCCAGCCAACTAAGACCGGCATCGCCCACGGCCTGCAAATAACCTACCTGAAGGACAACAGCACCAGGAATCTCTTCGTTTACCATGAGGACGGCAAG GAAATGGTGGACTGGTTCAACGCCATCAGGGCGGCGCGGCTGCACTACCTGCAGGTGGCCTTTCCTGGAGCTCCCATCCCTGAA CTGTTGCCGACATTAACCAGGAACTTCCTGAAGGAGGGCTACATGGAAAAGACAGGTCCCAAG CACACGGAGAGCTTCAAGAAGAGGTGGTTCACGCTGGACGACAGGAGGCTCATGTACTTTAAGGACCCACTG GATGCCTTCGCGCGAGGCGAGGCGTTCATCGGCAGCAAGGAGAACAGCTACGTGGTCCTCTCCGGCCTCCCCCCCGGCCTCCAGGGCAACCACTGGCCGTTCGGCATCACCATAGTGACCCCGAGCAGGAAGTTCCCCCTGGTGTGCGAGTCTCGGGAGGACCAGGAGGAATGGATTGCTGTGTTCCAGAGCGTCATCAACCGCCCGATGCTGCCTCACGAGTACGCAG TGGAAGCCAATTTCAAGCACAAACCGTGA